One genomic window of Bradyrhizobium sp. CCGE-LA001 includes the following:
- a CDS encoding SDR family oxidoreductase: MDLHLRGKRVLITGASKGIGAAAAEAFAEEGAHLLLAARSGDQLKALADRLRSVHQIDAATSIVDLRKTEDVARLAKEAADIDVLVNNAGDIPGGSIDKIDEATWRHAWELKVFGYINLTRQIYAQMKARGGGVIVNDIGAAGEKFDANYICGSAGNAALMAFTRALGGKSLADNIRVVGINPGPVGTDRHVTLLKTRAKHQFGDETRYKEFQKSLPLGRPAHAREIGDLMAFLASDRSGYTSGVIYTVDGGISAGWG, from the coding sequence ATGGATTTGCATCTGCGTGGCAAGCGCGTCCTGATCACGGGCGCCTCCAAGGGCATCGGCGCGGCTGCCGCCGAGGCATTTGCCGAAGAAGGCGCGCACCTCCTGCTGGCTGCCCGCAGCGGCGACCAGCTCAAGGCGCTGGCGGATCGCCTGCGCTCGGTACACCAGATCGATGCCGCAACCAGCATCGTGGACCTGCGCAAGACGGAGGACGTGGCACGGCTCGCGAAGGAAGCCGCCGACATCGACGTCCTCGTCAACAATGCCGGCGACATCCCGGGCGGCTCCATCGACAAGATCGACGAGGCGACCTGGCGGCACGCCTGGGAATTGAAAGTGTTCGGCTATATCAACCTCACGCGGCAGATCTATGCGCAGATGAAGGCCAGGGGCGGCGGCGTGATCGTCAACGACATTGGCGCGGCCGGCGAGAAGTTCGATGCCAATTACATCTGCGGCAGCGCCGGCAATGCCGCGCTGATGGCCTTCACCCGCGCGCTCGGCGGCAAGAGCCTCGCCGACAACATCCGCGTTGTCGGCATCAATCCCGGCCCTGTCGGCACCGACCGTCACGTCACCCTGCTCAAGACGCGTGCCAAGCACCAGTTCGGCGACGAGACTCGCTACAAGGAATTCCAGAAGAGCCTGCCGCTCGGCCGTCCCGCACATGCGCGCGAGATCGGTGACCTCATGGCGTTCCTGGCGTCGGATCGCTCAGGTTATACCTCGGGGGTGATCTACACGGTCGATGGCGGCATCAGCGCCGGCTGGGGTTAG
- a CDS encoding tartrate dehydrogenase produces MSKKQYRIAVIPGDGIGKEVMPEGLRVLEAAAKKHGVAVHFDHFDFSSWDYYEKHGQMMPDDWKEKIGKHDAIYFGAVGWPAKIPDHVSLWGSLIKFRREFDQYVNLRPVRLMPGVPSPLANRKPGDIDFWVVRENTEGEYSSVGGRMFPDTDREFVTQQTVMTRTGVDRILKFAFELAQSRPKKHLTSATKSNGISITMPYWDERVEAMAKKFPGVKWDKYHIDILTANFVLHPDWFDVVVGSNLFGDILSDLGPACTGTIGIAPSGNINPEGDFPSVFEPVHGSAPDIAGQGIANPIGMIWSGAMMLEHLGEKEAGKSIVEAIERTLAERTLRTKDLGGNADTTACGKAVADMVD; encoded by the coding sequence ATGAGCAAGAAACAATACCGGATCGCAGTCATTCCCGGCGACGGCATCGGCAAGGAAGTGATGCCCGAGGGCCTGCGCGTTCTGGAGGCGGCGGCGAAGAAGCACGGGGTCGCCGTGCATTTCGACCATTTCGACTTCTCGTCCTGGGACTATTACGAGAAGCACGGCCAGATGATGCCGGACGATTGGAAGGAAAAGATCGGCAAGCACGACGCGATCTATTTCGGCGCCGTCGGCTGGCCGGCCAAGATCCCGGACCACGTCTCGCTGTGGGGCTCGCTGATCAAATTTCGCCGCGAGTTCGACCAGTACGTGAACCTGCGCCCGGTCCGGCTGATGCCCGGCGTGCCGTCGCCGCTGGCGAACCGCAAGCCCGGCGATATCGACTTTTGGGTGGTGCGCGAGAACACGGAAGGTGAATATTCCTCCGTCGGCGGGCGCATGTTCCCGGATACCGACCGCGAGTTCGTGACGCAGCAGACGGTGATGACCCGCACCGGCGTCGACCGCATCCTGAAATTCGCCTTCGAGCTCGCCCAGTCGCGGCCGAAGAAGCACCTGACTTCGGCGACGAAGTCGAACGGCATCTCCATCACCATGCCCTATTGGGACGAGCGCGTGGAGGCGATGGCCAAGAAGTTTCCCGGCGTGAAGTGGGACAAGTACCACATCGACATCCTGACCGCGAACTTCGTGCTGCATCCGGATTGGTTCGACGTCGTGGTCGGCTCCAACCTGTTCGGCGACATTCTCTCCGACCTCGGCCCGGCCTGCACCGGCACCATCGGTATCGCTCCGTCAGGCAACATCAATCCGGAGGGGGATTTCCCCTCGGTGTTCGAGCCCGTGCACGGCTCGGCGCCCGATATCGCAGGGCAGGGCATCGCCAATCCGATCGGCATGATCTGGTCGGGTGCGATGATGCTCGAACATCTCGGCGAGAAGGAAGCCGGCAAATCGATCGTCGAGGCGATCGAGCGCACGCTCGCCGAGCGCACGCTGCGCACCAAGGATCTCGGCGGCAACGCCGACACCACTGCGTGCGGCAAGGCGGTCGCGGATATGGTGGATTAG
- a CDS encoding malate/lactate/ureidoglycolate dehydrogenase, producing MADYRIIKAEPLTSAIHAIVKAGGSTDHEAELVATNLVEANLRGHDSHGVGMIPRYVQSVTTGGLAVNQHVKIVLDTGPLLTLDGLTGYGQVIGHEAMELAAERAKRNGVCLVGLSNSHHIGRIGHWAEQCIDHGLVSIHFVNVISRPIVAPWGGSDARHGTNPFCVGIPRRGKDPIVLDFATSRIAQGKTRVAHNKGVELEPGTIIDNEGKPTVNPRYTVIPPYGAILPFGEHKGSGLALVCEILGGALSGGQVVKGPSDGKYNVLNGMLSVVIDPDKLGTGENLAREVESFVAWHTGSSPGPGIDKVKIAGEPERETKKKRLAEGIPVDPTTWQDILESGKKFGLDQAAIERIAS from the coding sequence ATGGCCGATTACCGCATCATCAAGGCAGAGCCGCTCACCAGCGCCATCCATGCCATCGTCAAGGCCGGCGGCTCCACGGACCACGAAGCCGAGCTCGTCGCCACCAACCTCGTCGAGGCCAATCTTAGGGGGCACGACTCGCACGGCGTCGGCATGATTCCGCGCTATGTGCAGAGCGTCACCACGGGCGGTCTCGCCGTGAACCAGCACGTCAAGATCGTCCTCGACACCGGTCCGCTGCTCACCCTCGACGGCCTCACCGGCTACGGCCAAGTGATCGGCCATGAAGCGATGGAGCTGGCCGCCGAGCGTGCCAAGCGCAACGGCGTGTGTCTCGTCGGCCTCTCCAACTCCCATCACATCGGCCGGATCGGCCACTGGGCCGAGCAGTGCATCGACCACGGCCTGGTCTCGATCCACTTCGTCAACGTGATCTCGCGCCCGATCGTGGCGCCCTGGGGTGGCAGCGATGCGCGCCACGGCACCAACCCCTTCTGCGTCGGCATTCCGCGCAGGGGCAAGGATCCCATCGTGCTCGACTTCGCCACCAGCCGGATCGCGCAGGGCAAGACCCGCGTCGCTCACAACAAGGGCGTCGAGCTCGAGCCCGGCACCATCATCGACAATGAAGGCAAGCCCACCGTTAATCCGCGCTATACCGTGATCCCACCTTACGGCGCCATCCTGCCGTTCGGCGAGCACAAGGGTTCGGGACTGGCGCTGGTGTGCGAAATCCTCGGCGGCGCGCTCTCCGGCGGGCAGGTGGTCAAGGGCCCGTCCGACGGCAAATACAACGTCCTCAACGGCATGCTCTCGGTCGTCATCGACCCGGATAAGCTCGGCACCGGCGAGAACCTCGCACGCGAGGTCGAGAGCTTCGTCGCCTGGCACACCGGCTCGTCACCCGGCCCCGGCATCGACAAGGTCAAGATCGCCGGCGAACCCGAGCGCGAGACCAAGAAGAAGCGCCTCGCCGAAGGCATTCCGGTCGACCCGACCACCTGGCAGGACATTCTGGAGTCCGGGAAGAAGTTCGGGCTGGACCAGGCGGCGATCGAGAGGATCGCGAGCTGA
- a CDS encoding NAD(P)-dependent oxidoreductase: MRGVFVDANEALAVIMERLEKPGDPKVRIHRDPDIKPEQYPEILDGAEIAIVDHTALPTEVAKKCTGLKHVVFLGTGARSYMNPEELAELGISVHLIKGYGDTAVAESAIALMWASARVIAMMDREMRGGNWLREDGMQLTGKTLGLIGFGGIAAEVARIASGSGMKVIAWNRSPKSHAGVEFTDFDTVLAKSDVVSLHLLLNDETRGMITREKIFAMKPGVILINTARAAIVDEAAMIDALKSGHIRHAGLDVFNIEPLPGDHPLTKLPNVTLSAHSAFRTPEASENLIGAAWEHCRRIVKG; this comes from the coding sequence ATGCGCGGAGTTTTCGTCGACGCCAACGAAGCCCTTGCCGTGATCATGGAGCGGCTGGAGAAGCCTGGGGATCCCAAGGTCCGGATCCACAGGGACCCCGACATCAAGCCCGAGCAATATCCTGAAATCCTCGACGGCGCCGAGATCGCTATCGTCGATCATACGGCACTGCCGACCGAGGTCGCGAAGAAGTGCACCGGGCTGAAGCACGTCGTGTTCCTCGGCACCGGCGCGCGCAGCTACATGAATCCGGAGGAACTCGCCGAGCTTGGCATCTCCGTGCATCTGATCAAGGGCTATGGCGACACCGCAGTGGCGGAATCCGCGATCGCGTTGATGTGGGCCTCGGCCCGCGTCATCGCGATGATGGATCGGGAGATGCGCGGCGGCAACTGGCTGCGCGAGGACGGCATGCAGCTCACCGGCAAGACGCTCGGCCTGATCGGCTTCGGCGGCATCGCGGCGGAAGTTGCGCGCATCGCGTCCGGCAGCGGCATGAAGGTGATCGCCTGGAATCGCTCGCCGAAGAGCCACGCGGGCGTGGAGTTCACCGACTTCGATACCGTGCTGGCGAAGAGCGACGTCGTGTCGCTGCATCTGCTGCTCAACGACGAGACGCGCGGCATGATCACGCGCGAGAAGATCTTTGCGATGAAGCCCGGCGTCATCCTCATCAACACCGCCCGCGCCGCGATCGTCGACGAGGCCGCCATGATCGACGCGTTGAAGTCGGGCCACATCCGCCATGCCGGCCTCGACGTCTTCAACATCGAGCCGTTGCCCGGCGATCATCCGCTCACGAAATTGCCGAACGTGACGCTGTCGGCACATTCGGCCTTCCGTACGCCGGAGGCGAGCGAGAACCTGATTGGCGCGGCATGGGAGCACTGCCGCCGGATCGTGAAGGGATAA
- a CDS encoding Zn-dependent hydrolase, with product MSRAATNLQIDSARLWGSIHETAKFGATVKGGVRRLTLSNEDKQVRDWFRKACEDAGLEVHVDALGSQFGLRKGRDMSKLPVGIGSHLDTQPTGGKYDGILGTLGALEVIRTLNDAGIETEAPICVVNWTNEEGSRFAPAMMASAAYVGDFTTDDILSRKDAEGITVGQALDGIGYRGDKPVGFQKLGCFVELHIEQGPILEAEGKTIGVVDSGQGVLWYDGKISGFESHAGSTPMPLRRDALATLSEIVLAMESIAKKHGPNAVGTIGEAVIANPSRNVIPGEIAFTMDCRSADGAIMDALDRDLRAAIAEIAGRRKVDVKIDLVWRKPPTHFDPKLIAAVENAAKTLGYSSRRITSGAGHDACNLNTVMPAAMVFVPCKDGISHNELEDATQPDCAAGTNVLMHTVLAIAGVAS from the coding sequence ATGAGCCGAGCCGCCACCAATCTGCAAATCGATTCCGCCCGCCTCTGGGGCTCGATCCACGAGACCGCAAAGTTCGGTGCGACGGTCAAGGGCGGCGTGCGGCGGCTGACGCTGAGCAACGAAGACAAGCAGGTGCGCGACTGGTTCCGCAAGGCCTGCGAAGACGCGGGCTTGGAGGTCCATGTCGACGCGCTCGGCTCGCAGTTCGGCCTGCGCAAGGGTCGCGATATGTCGAAGCTGCCCGTCGGCATCGGCTCGCATCTCGACACCCAGCCGACCGGCGGCAAGTATGACGGTATTTTGGGGACGCTCGGCGCGCTGGAAGTGATCCGCACGTTGAACGACGCCGGCATCGAGACCGAGGCGCCGATCTGCGTCGTGAACTGGACCAACGAGGAAGGCTCGCGCTTCGCACCTGCGATGATGGCCTCCGCCGCCTATGTCGGCGACTTCACCACCGACGACATTTTGTCGCGCAAGGACGCCGAGGGCATCACCGTCGGCCAGGCGCTCGACGGCATCGGCTATCGCGGCGACAAGCCGGTCGGCTTCCAGAAGCTCGGCTGCTTTGTCGAGCTGCACATCGAGCAGGGTCCGATCCTCGAGGCCGAAGGCAAGACCATCGGCGTGGTCGATTCCGGTCAGGGCGTGCTCTGGTACGACGGCAAGATTTCCGGCTTCGAGAGCCATGCCGGCTCGACGCCGATGCCGCTGCGGCGCGACGCGCTGGCGACGCTGTCGGAAATCGTGCTGGCGATGGAGTCCATCGCAAAGAAGCACGGTCCGAACGCGGTCGGCACCATCGGCGAAGCCGTCATCGCCAATCCCTCGCGCAACGTCATCCCCGGCGAGATCGCCTTCACCATGGATTGCCGCAGTGCCGACGGCGCCATCATGGACGCGCTCGATCGCGACTTGCGCGCCGCCATTGCCGAGATCGCCGGGCGCCGCAAAGTCGACGTCAAGATCGACCTGGTCTGGCGCAAGCCGCCGACGCATTTTGATCCCAAGCTCATCGCTGCCGTCGAGAACGCAGCGAAGACGCTTGGCTATTCCTCGCGCCGCATCACCTCCGGCGCCGGCCACGATGCCTGCAACCTCAACACCGTCATGCCGGCGGCCATGGTGTTCGTTCCCTGCAAGGACGGCATCAGCCATAACGAGCTGGAGGACGCGACGCAGCCGGACTGCGCCGCGGGCACCAACGTTCTCATGCATACCGTGCTGGCGATCGCCGGCGTCGCTTCCTGA
- a CDS encoding LysR family transcriptional regulator produces MLDFRSIETFLWVVKLGSFRGAAQRLNTTQPAISQRIAQLEREMGVKLLNRDHRVASPTPSGRQMMVYAEKLIGLRAQMMAEIGDASAMRGVMRLGVAETIVHTWLPRLVKSVNEIYPNLSLEIEVDITPNLTARLLAQEIELAFVVGPLSASGVHNRVLADYPIGFLASPSLGLGKGPLTPAQLARFPIITFPRKTKPYEVVREVFDRPELPPIRLHASASLATVIHMAIEGLGIAVIPDAIVENELADGRLQLLDTDLAIAPLTFTASWLASPDVVAVERVAELARQIAQSSLAVDAPALARH; encoded by the coding sequence ATGCTGGACTTCAGGTCGATCGAGACGTTCCTCTGGGTTGTGAAGCTCGGCAGCTTTCGCGGCGCTGCTCAACGCCTCAATACGACCCAACCGGCGATCTCCCAGCGCATCGCCCAGCTCGAACGCGAGATGGGCGTGAAGCTGCTCAACCGCGATCATCGCGTGGCCTCACCGACCCCGAGCGGCCGGCAGATGATGGTCTACGCCGAGAAGCTGATCGGCCTGCGCGCTCAGATGATGGCGGAGATCGGCGATGCTTCCGCGATGCGCGGCGTGATGCGGCTCGGCGTCGCCGAAACCATCGTGCACACCTGGCTGCCGCGGCTGGTGAAGAGCGTCAACGAGATCTATCCGAACCTGTCGCTGGAGATCGAGGTCGACATCACGCCGAACCTCACCGCGCGTCTGCTCGCGCAGGAGATCGAGCTCGCCTTCGTCGTCGGGCCGCTGTCCGCTTCCGGCGTGCACAACCGCGTGCTCGCCGATTATCCGATCGGCTTCCTCGCCAGCCCCTCGCTCGGCCTCGGCAAAGGACCGTTGACGCCGGCGCAGCTCGCGCGATTTCCGATCATCACTTTCCCGCGCAAGACCAAGCCCTATGAGGTCGTGCGCGAGGTGTTCGACCGGCCGGAGCTGCCGCCGATCCGGCTGCATGCCTCCGCCTCGCTCGCGACCGTGATCCACATGGCGATCGAGGGGCTCGGCATCGCCGTGATCCCCGACGCCATCGTCGAGAACGAGCTGGCCGACGGTCGGCTGCAACTGCTCGATACCGATCTTGCGATTGCGCCCCTCACCTTCACCGCGAGCTGGCTCGCCTCGCCCGACGTCGTCGCCGTGGAGCGCGTCGCTGAGCTCGCCCGGCAGATTGCGCAGAGCAGCCTCGCGGTTGACGCGCCCGCGCTGGCGCGCCATTGA
- a CDS encoding putative hydro-lyase produces MTVLVAAQQTETPDALPSRKARLAYRGGLVASTAGVAPGFVQGNLAILPAEYAGAFHRFCQLNPKPCPIIGMSDVGSPFIPSLGADLDIRTDVPRYRVWRDGEVVDEPTDVTKHWRDDLVTFVLGCSFSFEEALLDEGMPIRHIEQNVRVPMYRTNIACGEAGPFAGPMVVSMRPFKPADAIRAVQITSRYPAVHGAPVHLGHPHLIGIKDIAKPDYGDPVPVADDEIPVFWACGVTPQSVINAAKLPFAITHSPGLMLVTDMKNRTMAVI; encoded by the coding sequence ATGACTGTTTTGGTGGCAGCGCAGCAAACTGAAACGCCCGACGCCCTTCCGAGCCGCAAGGCTCGGCTCGCCTACCGCGGGGGATTGGTCGCCTCCACCGCCGGCGTGGCTCCAGGCTTCGTCCAGGGCAATCTGGCGATCCTGCCGGCCGAATATGCCGGCGCCTTCCACCGCTTCTGCCAGCTCAATCCGAAGCCGTGCCCGATCATCGGCATGTCCGACGTCGGCAGCCCTTTCATCCCGTCGCTGGGCGCCGATCTCGACATCCGCACCGACGTGCCGCGCTACCGGGTCTGGCGCGACGGCGAGGTCGTGGACGAGCCGACCGACGTCACCAAGCATTGGCGCGACGACCTCGTCACCTTCGTGCTGGGCTGCTCGTTCTCGTTCGAAGAAGCGCTGCTCGACGAGGGCATGCCGATCCGCCACATCGAGCAGAACGTGCGCGTGCCGATGTACCGCACCAACATCGCCTGCGGCGAGGCCGGTCCGTTCGCCGGCCCCATGGTGGTGTCGATGCGTCCGTTCAAGCCGGCGGACGCGATCCGTGCGGTGCAGATCACCTCGCGTTATCCCGCCGTGCACGGTGCTCCCGTGCATCTCGGCCATCCGCATCTGATCGGCATCAAGGACATCGCCAAGCCCGACTACGGCGATCCGGTGCCGGTTGCCGACGACGAGATCCCGGTGTTCTGGGCTTGCGGCGTGACGCCGCAATCGGTCATCAACGCTGCCAAACTGCCGTTCGCCATCACGCATTCGCCCGGCCTGATGCTGGTGACGGATATGAAGAACAGGACCATGGCCGTGATATAG
- a CDS encoding ABC transporter substrate-binding protein: MTITRRDVLLGATAAAALLPLAARAQTSEVVIGATYPLSGSGAQVGVDAQRAFETAVDIINNDQDLDLPLAKGVGLPGLGGAKIRLVYADTQGDPQKGRAEAERLITQEKVCAILGTYQSAVAVTISQICERYQTPFISADNSSPSLHRRGLKYYFRASPHDEMFSAGMFDFLDAMKKKGAKANTLALFHEDTIFGTDSANAQTRLANERGYKIVADIKYRANSPSLSAEVQQLKAANADVLMPSSYTTDGILLVKTMAELGYKPNAIVAQAAGFSEKALYDAVGDKLEGAITRGSFSLDLAAKRPMVGKINDLFKAKSGKDLNDNTSRQFMAMIIMADAINRAKSTDGEKIRDALAATEMPGEQTIMPWKRVKFDEMGQNNDADPVLLQYVGGKFVTIFPTQAAVADAIWPMK, translated from the coding sequence ATGACGATCACTCGCCGCGACGTTCTGCTCGGAGCCACCGCCGCTGCCGCGCTGCTGCCGCTAGCCGCGCGCGCGCAAACTTCTGAAGTGGTGATCGGCGCGACCTATCCGTTGTCGGGGTCCGGCGCCCAGGTGGGTGTCGATGCGCAGCGCGCGTTCGAGACGGCGGTCGACATCATCAACAACGACCAGGACCTCGACCTTCCGCTCGCCAAGGGCGTCGGCTTGCCGGGTCTTGGTGGCGCCAAGATCCGTCTCGTCTATGCCGACACCCAGGGCGACCCGCAGAAGGGGCGGGCCGAAGCCGAGCGCCTGATCACGCAGGAAAAGGTCTGCGCCATCCTCGGTACCTATCAAAGCGCGGTCGCAGTCACGATCAGCCAGATCTGCGAACGCTACCAGACTCCGTTCATCTCGGCGGACAACTCCTCGCCGAGCCTGCATCGCCGCGGCCTGAAATACTATTTCCGCGCCTCGCCGCATGACGAGATGTTCTCGGCGGGGATGTTCGACTTCCTCGATGCGATGAAGAAGAAGGGCGCCAAGGCGAATACGCTGGCGCTGTTCCACGAAGACACGATCTTCGGCACCGACTCCGCCAACGCACAGACCAGGCTCGCCAACGAGCGCGGCTACAAGATCGTCGCCGACATCAAGTACCGCGCCAACTCGCCGTCGCTCTCGGCCGAGGTGCAGCAGCTCAAGGCCGCCAATGCCGACGTGCTGATGCCCTCGAGCTACACCACCGACGGCATCCTGCTGGTCAAGACCATGGCCGAGCTCGGATACAAGCCGAACGCCATCGTGGCGCAGGCCGCCGGCTTCTCCGAGAAGGCGCTGTACGACGCGGTCGGCGACAAGCTCGAGGGCGCGATCACCCGCGGCAGCTTCTCGCTCGATCTCGCCGCCAAGCGCCCGATGGTCGGCAAGATCAACGATCTGTTCAAGGCGAAGTCGGGCAAGGACCTCAACGACAACACGTCGCGGCAGTTCATGGCCATGATCATCATGGCTGATGCCATCAATCGCGCCAAATCCACCGACGGCGAGAAGATCCGCGACGCGCTGGCCGCGACCGAGATGCCGGGCGAGCAGACCATCATGCCCTGGAAGCGCGTCAAGTTCGACGAGATGGGCCAGAACAATGACGCCGACCCGGTGCTCCTGCAGTATGTCGGCGGCAAGTTCGTCACCATCTTCCCGACGCAGGCGGCGGTGGCCGATGCGATCTGGCCGATGAAATAA
- a CDS encoding branched-chain amino acid ABC transporter permease encodes MGLLYGLIAVGLALIFGLMDVVNFAHGEFLMLAMYVTFFLFTFFAIDPLLSAPLAAAALFVVGAAVYLVIVRFAMRAKANVGMVQIFATFGLAIVMRGLAQLFFTADYRSVPNSWLGGKTVSVAGIFLPQPQLFGALVAIAAFGGLYLFINRTDFGRALEATREDPGAVALVGIDKNRVFALGWGIGGALVGLAGAIMATFFYIYPDVGASFALIAYVTVALGGFGSVFGAFAGGIIVGLVEATTALILPPSLKSVGIYAVYLLVVFIRPRGLFGSM; translated from the coding sequence ATGGGGCTGCTCTACGGACTGATCGCCGTTGGCCTGGCGTTGATCTTCGGCCTGATGGACGTCGTCAACTTCGCCCACGGCGAATTCCTGATGCTCGCGATGTACGTGACGTTCTTCCTGTTCACGTTCTTCGCGATCGATCCGTTGCTGTCGGCGCCACTGGCCGCCGCCGCCTTGTTTGTGGTGGGGGCGGCGGTCTATCTCGTGATCGTGCGGTTTGCGATGCGCGCCAAGGCCAATGTCGGCATGGTGCAGATCTTCGCGACCTTTGGCCTTGCGATCGTGATGCGCGGCCTGGCGCAGCTGTTTTTCACGGCCGACTATCGCAGCGTCCCCAACTCATGGCTCGGCGGCAAGACGGTTTCGGTCGCCGGCATCTTCCTTCCGCAGCCGCAGCTGTTCGGCGCGCTGGTCGCGATCGCCGCGTTCGGCGGGCTCTACCTCTTCATCAACCGCACCGATTTCGGCCGCGCGCTGGAGGCGACCCGTGAGGATCCCGGCGCGGTGGCCCTCGTCGGCATCGACAAGAACCGGGTGTTCGCGCTCGGCTGGGGCATTGGCGGCGCGCTGGTCGGGCTAGCCGGCGCCATCATGGCGACCTTCTTCTACATTTATCCCGACGTCGGCGCATCCTTTGCGCTGATCGCCTATGTCACGGTGGCGCTCGGCGGCTTCGGCAGCGTGTTCGGCGCCTTTGCCGGCGGCATCATCGTCGGCCTGGTCGAAGCCACCACCGCGTTGATCCTGCCGCCTTCGTTGAAGTCGGTTGGCATCTACGCGGTCTATCTGCTCGTCGTGTTCATCCGGCCGCGTGGCCTGTTCGGGTCGATGTGA
- a CDS encoding branched-chain amino acid ABC transporter permease has translation MDTNFVERRRRDLITAAGLAAVAAIVPLFVKDVYVQNIMVLTLMYAALSQSWNILSGYCGQISLGHALYFGLGAYTTALLFTKFGVLPWFGMIAGGLISAVIAMALGYPCFRLGGHYFAIATIVIAEIGLLLIQNWDWAGAALGIDIPVRGDSWLKFQFTRSKLPYFYFALALACVAWFVTWWLEDSKWGYWWRAVKDNPQAAESLGVVVFNSKMGAAAVSAFLVAVGGSFYAQFVSYIDPGSVMGFQFSLLMALPAVLGGIGTLWGPLLGAVILIPLTELTRSYIGGSGRGVDLIVYGTLIVLISLALPQGLVSLFSRSKAKGATR, from the coding sequence ATGGATACGAATTTCGTCGAGCGGCGCCGCCGCGACCTCATCACTGCTGCGGGCCTCGCGGCCGTCGCAGCGATCGTGCCGTTGTTCGTCAAGGACGTCTACGTCCAGAACATCATGGTGCTGACGCTGATGTACGCGGCGTTGTCGCAGAGCTGGAACATCCTGTCCGGCTATTGCGGGCAGATCTCGCTGGGGCACGCGCTGTATTTCGGGCTCGGGGCCTACACCACTGCGCTGCTGTTCACCAAGTTCGGCGTGCTGCCATGGTTCGGCATGATCGCCGGCGGGCTGATCTCGGCCGTAATCGCCATGGCGCTGGGCTATCCCTGCTTCCGCCTCGGCGGCCACTACTTCGCGATCGCCACCATCGTGATCGCCGAGATCGGATTGCTCTTGATCCAGAACTGGGACTGGGCGGGCGCAGCGCTAGGCATCGACATTCCCGTGCGCGGCGACAGCTGGCTGAAATTCCAATTCACGCGCTCGAAACTGCCATACTTCTACTTCGCGCTGGCGCTCGCCTGCGTCGCCTGGTTCGTCACCTGGTGGCTGGAAGATTCCAAATGGGGCTATTGGTGGCGGGCGGTGAAGGACAATCCGCAGGCGGCCGAGAGCCTTGGCGTCGTCGTGTTCAACTCGAAGATGGGCGCGGCGGCAGTCTCTGCCTTCCTGGTCGCGGTCGGCGGCAGCTTCTATGCGCAGTTCGTCTCCTACATCGATCCCGGAAGCGTCATGGGCTTCCAATTCTCGCTATTGATGGCGTTGCCAGCGGTGCTGGGCGGCATCGGCACGCTGTGGGGGCCGCTGCTCGGCGCCGTGATCCTGATCCCGCTCACTGAACTCACGCGCTCCTATATCGGCGGCTCCGGCCGCGGCGTCGATCTCATCGTCTATGGCACGCTGATCGTGCTGATCTCGCTGGCTTTGCCGCAGGGGCTGGTGAGCCTGTTCTCGCGTTCAAAAGCGAAGGGAGCCACGCGGTGA
- a CDS encoding ABC transporter ATP-binding protein, translated as MTALLEARGVWQRFGGLVANSDVSITVGRGEIVGLIGPNGAGKSTLFNLIAGVLPPTQGSILFDGEDVTSLPAAERCQRGVGRTFQVVKSFESMSVIDNVIVGALLRNTVMREARRKAHEVLEFTGLAARADVLASDLVPAEKRRLEVARALATEPKLLLLDEVLTGLTPTEAQTGVALVRKVRDAGITVLMVEHVMEIVMPLVDRAIVLDLGKVLVEGKPADVVRDPKVIKAYLGDRHAVGA; from the coding sequence GTGACCGCGCTCCTTGAAGCCCGCGGCGTCTGGCAGCGGTTCGGCGGCCTCGTCGCCAACAGCGATGTTTCGATCACGGTCGGACGCGGCGAGATCGTCGGCCTGATCGGGCCGAACGGCGCCGGCAAGTCGACGCTGTTCAATCTGATCGCCGGCGTGCTGCCGCCGACGCAAGGCTCGATTCTATTCGACGGCGAGGATGTCACCAGCTTGCCGGCGGCCGAGCGTTGCCAGCGTGGGGTTGGGCGGACCTTCCAGGTGGTCAAGAGTTTCGAGAGCATGAGTGTCATCGACAACGTCATCGTCGGGGCGCTCCTGCGCAACACCGTAATGCGCGAAGCGCGCCGCAAGGCGCATGAGGTGCTGGAGTTCACCGGCCTTGCCGCGCGCGCCGACGTGCTCGCGAGCGACCTCGTGCCGGCCGAAAAGCGCCGCCTCGAAGTCGCCCGTGCGCTCGCGACCGAGCCAAAATTGCTGCTGCTCGACGAAGTCCTCACCGGTCTCACGCCGACCGAAGCGCAGACCGGCGTGGCGCTGGTGCGCAAGGTGCGCGATGCCGGCATCACCGTCTTGATGGTCGAGCATGTCATGGAGATCGTCATGCCCTTGGTCGATCGGGCCATCGTGCTCGACCTTGGCAAGGTGCTGGTCGAGGGCAAGCCCGCCGACGTCGTCCGCGATCCCAAGGTGATCAAGGCATATCTGGGAGATCGTCATGCTGTCGGTGCGTGA